The proteins below are encoded in one region of Campylobacter sp. CNRCH_2014_0184h:
- a CDS encoding MlaE family lipid ABC transporter permease subunit: MIKDVKNQECIFSVFGIWDKTSVGKLEKLDFPTQKNIIFDFTNLDFIDTAGIRYFLALENELKQKGFEFSRVNLKSEHAKLFELCQKHYKSFHNTHENKKTIKDFFENLGKKVIESFTLLVQFLNFIGLIIYTCFKTLLNPKKLRFKAFLYHVENSAINALPIIMLTSLLVGVVLAYQAAYQLAQFGANIYIVDLMGISATRELAPLISAIVIAGRSASSYTAQIGVMKLTDEIDAMKTMGFKESEFIILPRVLALALAMPLVVIVADILSIIGGIVVAWFSLEISASEFMSRFKEAVELKHIIIGLIKAPIFGFLIASIACFRGFFVQKTTESIGVYTTKSVVNAIFWVIAFDAIFSVFLTKAGF, from the coding sequence CAAAGATGTTAAAAATCAAGAATGCATTTTTAGCGTCTTTGGTATATGGGATAAAACTAGCGTAGGAAAATTAGAAAAATTAGATTTTCCTACTCAAAAAAATATTATTTTTGATTTTACAAATTTAGATTTTATAGATACTGCTGGGATTAGGTATTTTCTAGCTTTAGAAAATGAACTTAAGCAAAAAGGTTTTGAGTTTAGTAGAGTAAATCTTAAAAGTGAGCATGCTAAGCTTTTTGAACTTTGTCAAAAACACTATAAAAGTTTTCATAATACTCATGAAAATAAAAAAACAATCAAAGATTTTTTTGAAAATTTAGGAAAAAAGGTTATTGAATCTTTTACACTTTTGGTGCAGTTTTTAAATTTCATAGGGCTTATCATTTATACTTGTTTTAAAACACTTTTAAACCCTAAAAAACTTCGCTTTAAGGCATTTTTATATCATGTAGAAAATAGTGCTATTAATGCTTTGCCTATTATTATGCTAACCTCATTACTTGTGGGTGTGGTGCTTGCTTATCAAGCTGCGTATCAACTTGCACAATTTGGAGCTAATATTTACATTGTCGATTTAATGGGAATTTCTGCTACTAGAGAGCTTGCACCGTTAATTAGTGCTATTGTTATAGCTGGTAGGAGTGCAAGTTCTTATACAGCTCAAATTGGAGTGATGAAGCTCACTGATGAAATTGATGCGATGAAAACTATGGGTTTTAAAGAAAGTGAATTTATCATTTTACCTAGAGTTTTAGCCTTAGCACTTGCTATGCCTTTAGTGGTAATAGTGGCGGATATTTTAAGCATTATAGGTGGAATTGTAGTTGCTTGGTTTAGTTTAGAAATTAGTGCAAGTGAGTTTATGAGTCGTTTTAAAGAAGCAGTGGAGCTTAAACATATCATCATAGGGCTTATAAAGGCACCTATTTTTGGATTTTTGATTGCTTCTATTGCTTGTTTTAGAGGATTTTTTGTGCAAAAAACCACTGAAAGTATAGGTGTTTATACGACAAAAAGTGTTGTAAATGCTATTTTTTGGGTGATAGCTTTTGATGCGATTTTTTCTGTATTTTTAACAAAGGCTGGATTTTGA
- a CDS encoding ABC transporter ATP-binding protein: protein MIIKAKNISTYFGSKCVHEDISFEVQDNEIFGILGGSGSGKSVLLRQMLMLEHFDKGEYEILGKRLKNISDEDALFLQKQWGVVFQYGALFSFFNILENISIPLVEYTKLNKNDIKEIAMMKLKMVGLDESVAKLYPSELSGGMKKRVAIARALALDSKLLFLDEPTSGLDPYSSREFDELLLSLKQSFKLCVILITHDKESMKNVLNRFLIIENKKVGFLGNVEALQEQNPRLYERFMQ, encoded by the coding sequence TTGATTATAAAGGCAAAAAATATCAGCACTTATTTTGGAAGTAAATGTGTGCATGAAGATATTAGTTTTGAAGTGCAAGATAATGAAATTTTTGGTATTTTAGGTGGTAGTGGTAGTGGTAAATCTGTGCTTTTAAGACAAATGTTAATGCTTGAGCATTTTGATAAGGGTGAATATGAAATTTTAGGCAAGAGATTAAAAAATATAAGCGATGAAGATGCTTTATTTTTGCAAAAACAATGGGGTGTTGTTTTTCAATATGGAGCATTATTTAGCTTTTTTAATATACTTGAAAACATTAGCATACCTTTAGTTGAATATACAAAGCTTAATAAAAATGATATCAAAGAAATAGCCATGATGAAGCTTAAGATGGTGGGGCTTGATGAGAGTGTAGCTAAGCTTTATCCAAGTGAATTAAGTGGGGGTATGAAAAAAAGAGTGGCCATAGCTAGAGCTTTGGCGCTTGATTCTAAATTGCTTTTTTTAGATGAGCCAACTTCGGGGCTTGATCCTTATAGTTCGAGAGAATTTGATGAGTTGCTTTTGAGTTTAAAACAAAGCTTTAAATTATGTGTGATTTTAATTACTCATGATAAAGAAAGTATGAAAAATGTATTAAATCGCTTTTTGATTATAGAGAATAAAAAAGTTGGTTTTTTGGGAAATGTTGAGGCTTTGCAAGAGCAAAATCCAAGACTTTATGAGAGGTTTATGCAATAA
- a CDS encoding MlaD family protein, protein MENKANYILIGIFVCVLFFISLFFIVWYGNLKDEKSFKYYEIYMEESVAGLSVKAPVKFLGVDVGSVENISIDSSSNQLRVKILVKLDSDLAVKTDTYASLQIQGITGFKFIQLAGGSEEASVLKADGDVYPIIKSKESFFASIDKQTSNLLELITSSKIKLESLLSDKNLKNIERILQNTSEFSAYLNTKTPVFLENLNKTSSKLGKSSDDFSNFLNNANGQLNELNKSRMLLNENLDILRVLFLDFTQLLKNLKQNPSDVIYKDKVIQYAPGE, encoded by the coding sequence ATGGAAAATAAAGCAAATTATATTTTGATCGGAATTTTTGTTTGTGTGTTATTTTTTATCAGTTTGTTTTTTATAGTGTGGTATGGAAATTTAAAAGATGAAAAATCTTTTAAATATTATGAAATTTATATGGAAGAATCAGTTGCAGGGCTTAGTGTCAAAGCTCCGGTTAAATTTTTAGGAGTGGATGTTGGAAGTGTTGAAAATATTAGCATAGATAGTTCAAGTAATCAACTAAGAGTTAAAATCTTAGTCAAGCTTGATTCTGATTTAGCGGTTAAAACAGATACTTATGCAAGCTTACAAATTCAAGGTATAACAGGATTTAAGTTTATTCAGCTTGCAGGAGGTAGCGAGGAAGCTAGTGTTTTAAAAGCAGATGGTGATGTATATCCTATTATAAAATCAAAAGAAAGTTTTTTTGCAAGCATAGATAAACAAACTTCAAATTTATTAGAATTAATTACCAGTTCAAAAATAAAACTAGAAAGTCTCTTAAGTGATAAAAATTTAAAAAACATAGAGCGTATTTTACAAAATACATCTGAGTTTTCTGCGTATTTAAATACTAAAACACCAGTATTTTTGGAAAATTTAAATAAAACAAGCTCTAAACTTGGTAAAAGTTCAGATGATTTTTCAAATTTTTTAAATAATGCTAATGGCCAACTTAATGAGCTTAATAAAAGTAGAATGCTTTTAAATGAAAATCTAGATATTTTAAGAGTTTTGTTTTTAGATTTTACACAATTATTAAAAAATTTAAA